DNA sequence from the Poecilia reticulata strain Guanapo linkage group LG19, Guppy_female_1.0+MT, whole genome shotgun sequence genome:
AAATTTCATATTGGAATATGTTTGATGCAATACAAAGCATTTACCTTTTAATAACCATGCTTTTTACATTCTCCTTAATTTCATAGTATTTATTTGCTatattttactcaaaagcaGTCTTACCACTACCACTGTAGAAATATCTTCCTTAAAATGACCATGATTGTTAAATTCGTACCATACGTTTTACTTATGGGATTACTGGAGTGAGACTTTTGAGAAAAATTGCCATTCTGACACGAGAAACGACTAGGACCAACATGAAGTTTAAACTACAGTTAAAAGTTCCCCGTTCTGTCCCTTCCCTGGCCCTCAGTTTTTCACCTGGCTCCCTCTTTTCTTCCAGGTGATGGAAAGTGTGTGATCTGTGACTCCTACGTTAGGCCGTGCACGCTGGTGCGTATTTGTGACGAGTGTAACTACGGGTCCTACCAGGGCCGCTGCGTGATCTGCGGAGGGCCTGGTGTGTCTGACGCTTACTACTGCAAAGAGTGCACCATCCAGGAGAAAGACGTGAGTCtcatctgctgtttttttctgtctactgTGTGCTTCTCCAAACACttcctaaactttttttttctttttttattctgtgtgcaGCGAGATGGATGTCCTAAGATTGTGAACTTGGGCAGCTCTAAAACAGATCTGTTTTATGAAAGGAAGAAGTACGGCTTCAAGAAGAGGTGAAGAAACCGAAGTCTGGGCTTtttagttttgcagtttttctaaa
Encoded proteins:
- the phf5a gene encoding PHD finger-like domain-containing protein 5A, producing the protein MAKHHPDLIFCRKQAGVAIGRLCEKCDGKCVICDSYVRPCTLVRICDECNYGSYQGRCVICGGPGVSDAYYCKECTIQEKDRDGCPKIVNLGSSKTDLFYERKKYGFKKR